A stretch of Bradyrhizobium sp. CCBAU 53338 DNA encodes these proteins:
- a CDS encoding cytochrome b N-terminal domain-containing protein, translated as MIGAIRSALRTGFGLIERPFDRLFSPALNPLAQLGALGFFFFWIVAVSGIYLFIFFDTGIERAYQSVEYLSRDHWFHAGVMRSFHRYASDLLVVMVAVHLLREFAYDHYRGVRWFSWFTGLPIIWLLYASGITGYWLVWDKLAQYVALVSSELLDWLPVFGEPIARNFIATGTLTSRFFSLMVFMHVAVPLFLLFIMWVHILRISRPKVNPPRALALLSLAALLAVSIWRPALSQGHADLAKVPAAVGIDWLYLPLYPLTTLWGNGAVWAFLGAFSLMIALMPWLPPLRRARAVEVHLDHCNGCARCAEDCPYEAIRMVNRTDGLPFPTQAQVNPSLCVSCGICVGSCPSSTPFRRTADLQTGIDLPEYPLKNLREKVAATATGLSGAGRVLVLACEHGAAAGRLDGTVVLPCVAMAPPSLIDFILSRDLADGVVVAGCAESACYNRLGVKWTEERFAAQRDPYLRARVPRDRIATIWASALEVRRAEVEIAAFVAEMAGKPPLRMRSPLPASAAAKSGETREPAEARTKS; from the coding sequence GTGATTGGCGCGATCCGCAGCGCTCTCCGCACGGGCTTCGGCCTGATCGAACGTCCGTTCGATCGGCTGTTCTCGCCTGCGCTCAATCCTCTGGCGCAGCTCGGCGCGCTCGGCTTCTTCTTCTTCTGGATCGTCGCCGTCAGCGGCATCTACCTTTTCATCTTCTTCGACACCGGCATCGAGCGCGCCTATCAGTCCGTGGAATATCTCAGCCGGGACCACTGGTTCCATGCGGGGGTGATGCGCAGCTTCCACCGCTACGCCTCCGACCTCTTGGTGGTCATGGTCGCGGTCCACCTGCTGCGCGAATTCGCCTACGACCATTACCGCGGCGTCCGCTGGTTCTCCTGGTTCACCGGGCTGCCGATCATCTGGCTGCTCTATGCCTCGGGCATCACCGGGTACTGGCTGGTCTGGGACAAGCTCGCGCAATATGTCGCACTGGTCTCCTCCGAATTGCTGGACTGGCTGCCGGTGTTCGGCGAGCCGATCGCGCGCAACTTCATCGCCACGGGAACGCTGACCAGTCGCTTCTTCTCGCTGATGGTGTTCATGCACGTCGCGGTGCCGTTGTTCCTGCTGTTCATCATGTGGGTGCACATCCTGCGAATCTCGCGACCGAAGGTGAACCCGCCGCGTGCGCTCGCGCTGTTGTCGCTCGCCGCGCTGCTGGCGGTCTCGATCTGGAGACCCGCACTCTCGCAGGGCCACGCCGACCTCGCGAAAGTGCCGGCGGCGGTCGGCATCGACTGGCTGTACCTGCCGCTCTATCCCTTGACCACGCTTTGGGGCAACGGCGCGGTATGGGCGTTCCTCGGCGCATTCTCGCTGATGATCGCGCTGATGCCGTGGCTGCCGCCGCTGCGGCGCGCCAGGGCGGTCGAGGTTCATCTCGACCATTGCAACGGCTGCGCGCGCTGCGCGGAGGATTGTCCTTATGAGGCGATCCGCATGGTCAACAGGACCGACGGGCTGCCGTTTCCGACGCAGGCGCAGGTCAATCCCTCGCTCTGCGTATCCTGCGGCATCTGTGTCGGCTCCTGCCCGTCGTCGACGCCATTCCGGCGCACCGCGGATCTGCAAACCGGGATCGACTTGCCCGAATATCCGTTGAAGAATCTGCGCGAGAAGGTCGCGGCGACCGCCACCGGCCTGTCCGGGGCAGGTCGTGTGCTGGTGCTGGCGTGCGAACACGGGGCCGCCGCCGGGCGGTTGGATGGAACCGTGGTGCTGCCATGCGTGGCCATGGCGCCGCCGTCCCTGATCGACTTCATCCTCAGCCGAGATCTTGCCGACGGCGTGGTCGTGGCCGGCTGCGCCGAGAGCGCCTGCTACAACCGGCTCGGGGTCAAATGGACCGAGGAGCGTTTTGCCGCGCAACGCGATCCCTATTTGCGTGCCCGCGTGCCGCGCGACCGGATCGCGACGATCTGGGCTTCTGCGCTGGAGGTGCGCAGGGCGGAAGTGGAGATCGCGGCCTTTGTCGCAGAAATGGCCGGAAAGCCTCCGCTGCGCATGCGTTCTCCGCTGCCAGCCAGCGCCGCCGCGAAATCCGGTGAGACGCGCGAGCCGGCCGAGGCGAGGACCAAGTCATGA
- a CDS encoding cbb3-type cytochrome c oxidase subunit I, giving the protein MTAETVIGAVGRQAEFRTCQYTGLKVDTAAQTLIKANAVAAVVFLAIGGLMGLLVALTRWPAVHLLPADWFYLILTGHGANVLLFWIIFFEIAVLYFASAVLLNCRLATPKLAWLGFVLMVVGALMTNVTVLQGDSSVMFTSYPPMQAKPNFYLGIVLFAVGALIGCIIFFATLVIAKEEGTYEGSIPLVTFGALTAAIIAVFTIATGAIILIPTWLWSLGLISDIDPLMYKVVWWAMGHSSQQINVSAHVSLWYLIGALLVGAKPLSEKVSRTAFLMYILFLQLASAHHLLAEPGLDASWKIVNTSYMMYLAVMGSMIHGLTVPGSIEAAQRRNGFNRGVFEWLRKAPWGNPAFSGMFLSLIFFGFIGGISGVVLGTEQLNVLMHNTIYVPGHFHGTVVAGTTLAFMAATYLVLPLIFQREIVWPKLAKIQPYLFGIGAAGISLFMMGAGTLGVARRHWDITFSDANLSFAYSAGAFLMMGLNGIFAVIAAIGGIIFVLVVVGTVLFGEKIESGHKLTFPLHSGGGAVASHYGSEGTVKLPGTIILVGIFFVCFVLYYFINWKYLSELWLFR; this is encoded by the coding sequence ATGACCGCTGAAACCGTCATCGGAGCCGTCGGCCGCCAGGCCGAATTCCGCACCTGCCAGTACACCGGGCTGAAGGTCGATACGGCGGCGCAGACCCTGATCAAGGCCAACGCCGTCGCCGCGGTCGTCTTCCTGGCGATCGGCGGCCTGATGGGCCTCCTGGTCGCGCTGACTCGCTGGCCGGCCGTGCATCTGTTGCCGGCTGACTGGTTCTACCTGATCCTGACCGGGCACGGCGCCAACGTGCTGCTGTTCTGGATCATCTTCTTCGAGATCGCGGTGCTCTACTTCGCTTCCGCGGTCCTGCTCAATTGCCGTCTGGCGACGCCGAAGCTCGCCTGGCTGGGCTTCGTGCTGATGGTGGTCGGCGCGCTCATGACCAACGTGACGGTGCTGCAAGGCGATTCCAGCGTGATGTTCACCTCCTACCCGCCGATGCAGGCCAAGCCGAACTTCTATCTCGGTATCGTCCTGTTCGCGGTCGGCGCGCTGATCGGCTGCATCATCTTCTTTGCGACGCTGGTGATCGCGAAAGAGGAGGGGACCTATGAGGGCTCGATTCCGCTGGTGACCTTCGGCGCGCTGACGGCTGCGATCATCGCGGTGTTCACCATCGCCACGGGCGCGATCATCCTGATCCCGACCTGGCTGTGGTCGCTTGGCCTGATCTCAGACATCGATCCGCTGATGTACAAGGTCGTGTGGTGGGCGATGGGCCATTCCTCGCAGCAGATCAACGTCTCGGCCCATGTCTCGCTGTGGTACCTGATCGGCGCTCTGCTGGTCGGCGCCAAGCCGCTGAGCGAGAAGGTCAGTCGTACCGCGTTCCTCATGTACATCCTATTCCTGCAGCTCGCCTCGGCGCACCACCTCCTCGCCGAGCCCGGCCTCGACGCGAGCTGGAAGATCGTCAACACCAGCTACATGATGTACCTGGCGGTGATGGGCTCGATGATCCACGGCCTGACCGTACCGGGCTCGATCGAGGCGGCGCAGCGCCGCAACGGCTTCAACCGCGGCGTGTTCGAATGGCTGCGCAAGGCGCCGTGGGGCAATCCGGCGTTTTCAGGCATGTTCCTGTCGCTGATCTTCTTCGGCTTCATCGGCGGCATCTCCGGCGTCGTGCTCGGCACCGAGCAACTCAACGTGCTCATGCACAACACCATCTACGTCCCCGGCCATTTCCATGGCACGGTGGTGGCCGGCACCACGCTGGCCTTCATGGCGGCGACCTATCTCGTGCTGCCGCTGATCTTCCAGCGCGAGATTGTCTGGCCGAAGCTTGCCAAGATCCAGCCCTATCTGTTCGGGATCGGTGCCGCAGGTATCTCGCTGTTCATGATGGGCGCCGGCACGCTGGGCGTGGCGCGGCGGCACTGGGACATCACCTTCAGCGACGCCAACCTGTCCTTCGCCTATTCAGCGGGGGCCTTCCTGATGATGGGGCTGAACGGCATCTTTGCGGTGATCGCGGCGATCGGCGGCATCATCTTCGTCCTGGTCGTCGTCGGCACCGTGCTGTTCGGCGAGAAGATCGAGAGCGGGCACAAGCTGACCTTTCCGCTGCATTCGGGCGGCGGCGCCGTCGCTTCGCATTACGGCAGCGAGGGCACGGTCAAGCTTCCGGGCACCATCATCCTGGTCGGGATCTTCTTCGTCTGCTTCGTCCTCTACTACTTCATCAACTGGAAATATCTTTCGGAGCTGTGGCTGTTCCGGTGA
- a CDS encoding cytochrome c family protein: protein MKRILTAIAVVAASVSAAAAEDVAAGATAFKKCVSCHDVGPTAKNKVGPVLNGLDGRKSGSIAGYSYSDANKNSGITWDEANFLDYIKDPKAKVPGTKMVFAGIKTEAEAKNLWAYLKQYDAEGKTK, encoded by the coding sequence ATGAAACGGATATTGACCGCCATCGCCGTCGTCGCTGCGTCAGTGAGCGCAGCGGCCGCGGAGGACGTCGCTGCCGGTGCCACCGCGTTCAAGAAATGCGTGAGTTGCCACGACGTCGGCCCGACCGCGAAGAACAAGGTTGGGCCCGTCCTCAACGGCCTCGACGGCCGCAAATCGGGATCGATCGCGGGCTACAGCTATTCCGATGCGAACAAGAACTCGGGCATCACCTGGGACGAGGCGAACTTCCTGGACTACATCAAGGACCCCAAGGCCAAGGTGCCCGGCACCAAGATGGTGTTCGCCGGCATCAAGACCGAGGCTGAGGCCAAGAATCTCTGGGCTTACCTCAAGCAATACGACGCCGAGGGCAAGACCAAGTAG
- a CDS encoding FAD:protein FMN transferase has translation MLPVHPTRRRAITIFAAAAAGAVAGHARPATADYEWRGTAMGADARILFNGIAAETAREVVDLVEAEIERLENALSLFRDASELRRLNREGRLEEPSGDLHRALALALGVADFTNGLFDPTVQALWEAHVDWFGNRNHTGLPPDDVIALARQTVDWRRIRLARDALRLGDGQRLTLNGLGQGYVTDRVVELLAAKGLTNILVDLGEQRALTPRRDGSPWLVARRDAAPIRLARGALATSEGSGCVLGADGAAHHLFDPRSGRSAAHWRTITVHHASAAVADALSTALSIASADEIRTLLPRLEDVTIWAVDMDGRRLRWSKAPYDGIAG, from the coding sequence ATGCTTCCTGTTCATCCGACACGCCGCCGCGCCATCACCATCTTCGCAGCCGCAGCCGCCGGTGCGGTCGCGGGCCATGCCCGTCCCGCGACCGCCGACTACGAATGGCGAGGGACGGCGATGGGCGCCGATGCGCGCATCCTGTTCAACGGGATAGCGGCCGAGACCGCCCGCGAGGTGGTCGATCTGGTCGAGGCGGAGATCGAACGCCTGGAGAATGCGCTAAGCCTGTTCCGCGACGCCTCGGAGTTGCGACGCCTCAACCGCGAGGGCCGGCTGGAGGAGCCGAGCGGCGACCTGCACCGCGCGCTTGCGCTGGCGCTGGGCGTCGCCGACTTCACGAATGGGCTGTTCGATCCGACCGTTCAGGCACTCTGGGAAGCGCATGTCGATTGGTTCGGAAATCGCAACCACACCGGTCTGCCGCCCGATGACGTGATTGCGCTGGCTCGGCAGACGGTGGACTGGCGCAGGATCCGGCTCGCGCGGGACGCGTTGCGTCTCGGCGACGGCCAGCGTCTCACGCTCAACGGCCTCGGCCAGGGCTATGTCACCGATCGCGTGGTAGAACTGCTCGCTGCGAAGGGCCTCACCAACATCCTGGTCGACCTTGGCGAGCAGCGCGCCCTGACGCCGCGGCGCGACGGATCGCCCTGGCTGGTCGCACGCCGGGATGCCGCGCCCATCCGGCTCGCGCGGGGCGCGCTGGCGACGTCGGAAGGCTCGGGCTGCGTGCTGGGAGCCGACGGCGCCGCGCATCATCTGTTCGACCCGCGCAGCGGCCGCAGCGCGGCGCATTGGCGCACGATCACCGTGCACCACGCATCCGCAGCCGTCGCCGACGCGCTGTCGACCGCGCTCTCCATTGCGTCGGCAGACGAGATTCGGACGTTGCTGCCCAGACTTGAGGATGTCACCATCTGGGCCGTCGACATGGATGGCCGCAGGCTGCGCTGGTCCAAAGCACCGTATGACGGCATCGCCGGTTGA
- the cyoE gene encoding heme o synthase, whose translation MRATAATAVSLLKLRIGVAIAASALAGVAVASGPALSWWQVLALSLSILGASGAAGAFNHYYDRDLDRLMARTRNRPFASGAFGESIWWPVAFVGLLAVSLGLASLTVGHIAAAYVFLGAFTYGIVYTVWLKRRSTWNIVVGGLAGSFAVLAGAAAVDPSPQVVPTVLAIVLFLWTPPHFWSLAAAKGQDYARAGIPMLPVVTPARAWTMAILAHSVALALIALLPLWFGEGILYGIGAAAGGSYFVWTSIRLYSDPSKANAMANFFASLLQLGLLVAGALLAGAAGYWS comes from the coding sequence ATGCGTGCGACGGCGGCGACGGCGGTCTCGCTCCTCAAGCTCAGGATCGGCGTCGCCATCGCGGCCAGCGCGCTGGCCGGGGTCGCGGTCGCGAGCGGGCCGGCATTGTCCTGGTGGCAGGTTCTCGCCCTGTCGCTTTCGATCCTCGGCGCATCCGGTGCTGCGGGCGCCTTCAATCACTACTACGACCGCGACCTCGATCGCCTGATGGCGCGCACCCGCAACCGCCCGTTCGCCAGCGGCGCGTTCGGAGAGAGCATATGGTGGCCGGTGGCGTTCGTCGGCCTGCTTGCCGTGTCCCTCGGTCTTGCCTCGCTCACGGTCGGCCACATCGCTGCGGCCTACGTCTTCCTCGGCGCCTTTACTTACGGCATCGTCTACACCGTGTGGCTGAAGCGGCGCAGCACCTGGAACATCGTGGTCGGGGGGCTTGCCGGGAGCTTCGCCGTGCTGGCAGGAGCGGCCGCGGTCGATCCGTCGCCGCAGGTGGTGCCGACTGTGCTGGCGATCGTGCTGTTCCTGTGGACGCCGCCGCATTTCTGGAGTCTCGCGGCCGCCAAGGGGCAGGACTACGCCCGGGCGGGGATTCCGATGCTGCCGGTGGTGACGCCCGCGCGCGCCTGGACCATGGCGATCCTCGCCCATTCCGTGGCGCTGGCGCTGATTGCGTTGTTGCCGCTCTGGTTCGGCGAGGGGATTCTCTACGGCATCGGCGCGGCCGCTGGCGGCTCCTACTTCGTCTGGACCAGCATCCGGCTCTATAGCGACCCGTCGAAGGCCAACGCGATGGCCAATTTCTTCGCTTCGCTGCTGCAGCTTGGCCTGCTGGTCGCGGGCGCGTTGCTGGCCGGCGCGGCCGGGTATTGGTCATGA
- a CDS encoding cytochrome C oxidase subunit II, with translation MAATPPEQRIWWNEPIERVELIWIFIAFLWGLFMFGFMIAWHFIGQQNLSKEAYRIAPTAYEQKVENFAKQFQVREEQGIPVVKPKPGADVYLLARLWQWWPILELEKGQSYRIHLSSIDWQHGFSLQPTNINIQVHPGYEHVISLTPTESGAFGIVCNEFCGIGHHTMTGKIYVTDKKQAAADQRLAEQR, from the coding sequence ATGGCTGCCACACCTCCCGAGCAACGGATCTGGTGGAATGAACCCATCGAACGGGTCGAACTGATCTGGATCTTCATAGCCTTCCTGTGGGGGCTGTTCATGTTCGGCTTCATGATCGCCTGGCACTTCATCGGCCAGCAGAACCTGAGCAAGGAAGCCTATCGTATCGCGCCGACCGCCTACGAGCAGAAGGTCGAGAACTTCGCCAAGCAGTTTCAGGTGCGCGAGGAGCAGGGCATCCCTGTGGTCAAACCGAAACCGGGAGCCGACGTCTACCTGCTTGCCCGTCTTTGGCAGTGGTGGCCGATCCTCGAGCTGGAGAAGGGCCAGAGCTACCGCATCCATCTCTCCTCGATCGACTGGCAGCACGGCTTCTCGCTGCAACCGACCAACATCAACATCCAGGTTCATCCCGGCTACGAGCACGTCATCTCGCTGACGCCGACCGAGAGCGGCGCCTTCGGAATCGTGTGCAACGAGTTCTGCGGGATCGGTCACCACACCATGACCGGCAAGATTTACGTCACCGACAAGAAGCAGGCCGCGGCCGATCAGCGCCTGGCCGAGCAGAGGTAG
- a CDS encoding NosR/NirI family protein: protein MRTSIVTIGPVALQGLRAMAMLLLAMCSTQAADLGRAETFFAEPATVERAEGTPPAASVRAKDGRVLGYAFSSLDVSGSVGYAGRPLDIVAAVTPEGIIVGAEIVAHEEPILVIGIPRDALAAYVAGFRGFDVRAGAALKPSDELARGPHAVAGATITSTVIRDAIVRSARSVLRSRSMAPDRAVRLDRETLRRSPWPSLLAEGAVQHRLVSRGEAAKLLATQDSEPEKPFIDLWLALATPPPIGESLLGQRIYESELGKIGPEDDLILIGASGLYSFKGTEWRQTGTFTRIELVQDNRTFRLKPSDHTAVESLHAAGAPELREIAVFRIPQAGGFDSTRPFRLDLDLGAGSVPHGPAVVSLAYRIPERYLIAAAPPAAAGKVATAAAAPASTQTLWQDIWWARRYEIGLLGAMLTVLAAILIFQDTVTAHGVFYYRLRTGYMLLTLIFLGFIANAQLSVVNVLTFIHALLSGFRWELFLLDPLVFMLWSFVALSILFWGRGVFCGWLCPFGTLQELTNQVARRLGIKQIEIPFGLHERLWMIKYVVFLGILAISLRSILAAFQLAEIEPFKTAITMKFLREWPFGLYAGLLLLAGLFVERFYCRYLCPLGAALAIPARMRMFEWLKRYRECGSECHICARRCTVQAIHPLGQINPNECIYCLKCQANYFDQDVCLHLKKRAQRRQPPSQPAPPWNS, encoded by the coding sequence ATGCGAACGTCGATCGTCACCATCGGTCCTGTTGCCTTGCAAGGCCTGCGCGCAATGGCGATGCTTCTGCTCGCAATGTGCAGCACACAGGCGGCCGATCTCGGCCGTGCCGAGACGTTCTTCGCCGAGCCTGCCACCGTCGAGCGCGCCGAAGGCACCCCACCCGCCGCAAGCGTGAGGGCCAAGGATGGACGCGTGCTCGGCTATGCCTTCTCGAGCCTCGACGTGTCCGGATCGGTCGGCTACGCGGGCCGCCCACTCGACATCGTCGCCGCCGTCACCCCGGAGGGGATCATCGTCGGCGCGGAGATCGTCGCTCACGAGGAGCCGATCCTGGTGATCGGCATTCCACGCGACGCGCTCGCGGCCTATGTCGCCGGCTTCCGCGGCTTCGACGTGCGCGCCGGCGCCGCGTTGAAGCCTTCCGACGAGCTCGCCCGCGGCCCGCACGCAGTCGCAGGCGCCACCATCACCAGCACCGTCATCCGGGACGCAATCGTGCGCTCGGCACGTAGCGTGCTGCGTAGTCGCAGCATGGCGCCCGACCGCGCCGTGCGTCTCGATCGTGAGACGCTGCGGCGGTCGCCGTGGCCATCGCTGCTCGCCGAAGGCGCGGTGCAGCACCGGCTGGTGTCGCGCGGCGAAGCAGCCAAGCTGCTGGCCACGCAGGACAGCGAGCCCGAAAAGCCGTTCATCGACCTATGGCTTGCGCTGGCGACGCCGCCGCCGATCGGCGAGAGCCTGCTCGGCCAGCGCATCTACGAGAGCGAGCTCGGCAAGATCGGGCCGGAGGACGACCTCATCCTGATCGGCGCCAGCGGGCTCTATTCGTTCAAGGGCACCGAGTGGCGCCAGACCGGAACATTCACCCGCATCGAACTCGTCCAGGACAACCGCACGTTCCGTCTGAAGCCGTCCGATCATACTGCGGTCGAGTCCCTGCATGCCGCCGGCGCGCCGGAATTGCGCGAGATCGCGGTATTCCGGATTCCGCAAGCCGGCGGCTTCGATTCGACAAGACCGTTCCGTCTCGATCTCGACCTCGGCGCCGGTTCGGTGCCGCACGGGCCCGCGGTGGTCTCGCTGGCGTACCGGATTCCGGAGCGCTATCTCATCGCCGCCGCGCCGCCGGCAGCGGCGGGCAAGGTCGCAACAGCTGCAGCCGCGCCCGCGTCGACGCAAACCCTGTGGCAGGACATCTGGTGGGCGCGCCGCTACGAGATCGGTCTGCTCGGCGCCATGCTCACGGTGCTTGCGGCGATCCTGATCTTCCAGGATACGGTGACGGCGCACGGCGTCTTCTACTATCGGCTGCGCACCGGCTACATGCTGCTGACGCTGATCTTCCTCGGCTTCATCGCCAACGCCCAGCTTTCGGTCGTCAACGTCCTGACCTTCATCCACGCATTGCTCTCCGGCTTCCGCTGGGAATTGTTCCTGCTCGACCCCCTGGTGTTCATGCTCTGGAGCTTCGTCGCGCTCAGCATCCTGTTCTGGGGACGCGGCGTATTCTGCGGCTGGCTTTGTCCGTTCGGCACGCTACAGGAGCTGACCAACCAGGTCGCGCGGCGCCTCGGCATCAAGCAGATCGAAATTCCGTTCGGGCTGCACGAGCGGCTGTGGATGATCAAATATGTCGTGTTCCTCGGTATTCTGGCTATCTCGCTGCGCTCGATCCTGGCGGCGTTCCAGCTTGCCGAGATCGAGCCTTTCAAGACCGCGATCACGATGAAGTTCCTGCGGGAGTGGCCGTTCGGGCTCTACGCAGGACTGCTGCTGCTCGCCGGCCTGTTCGTCGAGCGCTTTTATTGCCGCTATCTCTGCCCGCTCGGCGCGGCGCTGGCGATTCCCGCGCGCATGCGCATGTTCGAATGGCTCAAGCGCTACCGGGAATGCGGCAGCGAATGCCATATCTGCGCGCGGCGCTGCACCGTGCAGGCGATCCATCCGCTCGGCCAGATCAACCCCAATGAATGCATCTATTGCCTGAAATGCCAGGCCAATTATTTCGACCAGGACGTCTGCCTGCACCTGAAGAAACGCGCGCAGCGGCGCCAGCCGCCGTCGCAGCCCGCGCCGCCCTGGAATTCGTGA
- a CDS encoding Crp/Fnr family transcriptional regulator, with protein MAAPTPVDLDIVAQIPVFSGLKPGTLAVLLGEATVLNLRQGRALFRQGEQAQAFFVIMEGWIKLYRVTPAGDEAVLNVLTRGESFAEAVTFTSGRYPATASAVTLARVMMIPADHVVNCIREMPDVAIAMIASTSQHLQRMVQQIEQLMAHSATQRVAEFLVSLAPRAKGPCRITLPYDKSLIAGRLGLKPESLSRVFAKLRAAGVDVHASTVEVRDMAQLCKLVACDRTMARCPVKPRPICAQPPRPLDLDSKSMLAGAGS; from the coding sequence ATGGCAGCGCCGACCCCGGTCGATCTCGACATCGTCGCCCAGATACCGGTCTTCAGCGGACTGAAGCCCGGGACGCTGGCGGTGCTTCTGGGCGAGGCCACCGTCCTCAACCTGCGGCAAGGGCGCGCATTGTTTCGGCAGGGTGAGCAGGCGCAGGCGTTCTTCGTCATCATGGAGGGCTGGATCAAGCTCTATCGCGTTACGCCTGCCGGCGATGAGGCCGTCCTCAACGTGCTGACTCGGGGCGAGAGCTTCGCCGAAGCGGTTACGTTCACGTCCGGCCGCTATCCCGCAACGGCCAGCGCTGTTACTCTGGCCAGGGTGATGATGATCCCTGCGGATCACGTCGTGAACTGCATTCGAGAGATGCCCGACGTCGCGATCGCGATGATCGCCTCGACCTCGCAGCATCTGCAACGGATGGTCCAGCAAATCGAGCAGCTGATGGCGCACAGCGCAACGCAGCGGGTCGCCGAGTTCCTGGTCTCGCTCGCGCCCCGTGCCAAGGGGCCGTGCCGGATCACGCTACCTTACGATAAGTCATTGATTGCCGGCAGGCTCGGCCTCAAGCCGGAATCGCTGTCGCGCGTGTTCGCCAAGTTGCGCGCCGCCGGCGTCGACGTGCACGCTTCCACCGTGGAGGTGCGCGACATGGCGCAACTCTGCAAGCTGGTGGCATGCGATCGGACCATGGCGCGTTGTCCCGTCAAGCCGAGGCCGATCTGCGCCCAGCCGCCGCGCCCGCTCGATCTTGACTCTAAATCGATGCTTGCCGGAGCAGGCTCCTGA
- a CDS encoding bacteriohemerythrin: protein MGLLHWEDRYSVGVAAVDHEHRELIELINRLHAEATAQRSKDAVIGFFGDLFKAISSHFALEERFMREHGYDQLVQHKNDHERLLDEIRDLMEDYEASSRFDDRLLANALDAWFSRHFETHDARLHKALGAH, encoded by the coding sequence ATGGGCCTGTTGCACTGGGAAGACCGCTACAGCGTCGGCGTTGCGGCCGTGGACCACGAGCACCGGGAGCTGATCGAGCTGATCAACCGCCTCCATGCCGAGGCGACCGCGCAGCGTTCCAAGGACGCGGTGATCGGCTTCTTCGGCGACCTGTTCAAGGCGATCTCGTCGCATTTCGCGCTGGAGGAGCGCTTCATGCGCGAGCACGGCTACGACCAGCTCGTCCAGCACAAGAACGACCATGAGCGCCTGCTGGACGAGATCCGCGACCTCATGGAGGACTACGAAGCCAGCTCCAGGTTCGACGACCGCCTGCTCGCGAACGCGCTGGATGCCTGGTTCTCCCGGCATTTCGAAACCCATGATGCCCGATTGCACAAGGCGCTTGGCGCGCATTAG
- a CDS encoding DUF1858 domain-containing protein — MRSHPATIRAFLDFRMSCVGCPIACFHTVLDACVEHDVDCEEFLRALRKAALGQAGGRL; from the coding sequence ATGAGGAGCCATCCGGCGACGATACGAGCGTTCCTGGATTTCAGAATGAGTTGCGTCGGCTGTCCGATCGCCTGTTTCCACACGGTCCTCGATGCGTGCGTCGAGCATGACGTCGATTGCGAAGAGTTCCTGCGGGCCTTGCGCAAAGCGGCTCTTGGTCAGGCGGGTGGACGCCTCTGA
- a CDS encoding SCO family protein: MTRGCAALGLVAMLTCLSVASARGAPASPALDPGAAITAGERALGRVIGDHRLVDTTGAPLSLRDYRGKPLVISLVYSSCSSVCPPTTQHLIDAVNEAGRVFGLGRFAVLTVGFDARNDTVVRMAQFASMQGIKLPNWRTASGDAATIEALLNDLGFSYRAVAGGFDHPTQTTIVDRDGKVYRHVYGDDFPFTMFMEPMKDVVYGTMTPFSFEGLLDRIRFICTAYDPGSRRYRFDYGLVFGGAIAAFSLLAMGGLILREWMRSAQA; the protein is encoded by the coding sequence ATGACTCGCGGGTGTGCCGCGCTGGGGCTGGTCGCGATGCTGACCTGCTTGTCGGTCGCATCCGCTCGAGGCGCGCCCGCCTCGCCGGCACTCGATCCGGGCGCGGCGATCACCGCCGGCGAACGGGCGCTCGGACGCGTGATCGGTGACCATCGTCTCGTGGACACGACCGGTGCCCCGCTCTCCTTGCGCGACTATCGCGGCAAGCCGCTCGTCATCAGTCTGGTCTATTCGTCCTGCAGCTCGGTCTGTCCGCCGACAACCCAGCATCTGATCGACGCGGTCAACGAGGCGGGCCGCGTCTTCGGGCTGGGGCGCTTCGCCGTGCTGACCGTGGGCTTCGATGCGCGCAACGACACCGTCGTGCGCATGGCGCAATTCGCCTCGATGCAGGGCATCAAGCTCCCGAACTGGCGCACCGCCAGCGGCGATGCCGCGACCATCGAGGCGCTGCTGAACGATCTCGGCTTCAGCTACCGGGCCGTCGCCGGCGGCTTCGACCATCCGACCCAGACCACGATCGTGGACAGGGACGGCAAGGTCTACCGGCACGTCTACGGCGACGACTTTCCCTTCACGATGTTCATGGAGCCGATGAAGGACGTGGTCTACGGCACCATGACGCCGTTTTCGTTTGAGGGGCTGCTCGACCGCATCCGCTTCATCTGCACCGCCTACGATCCCGGGTCGCGCCGCTACCGCTTCGACTACGGGCTGGTGTTCGGTGGCGCCATCGCCGCGTTCTCCCTGCTCGCCATGGGCGGTCTGATCTTGAGGGAATGGATGCGTTCGGCGCAGGCATGA